CGAGCGACACGGATCATATAGTGCTTTATATATAAATATGGACTTAATCTTAGAGTCAAAGGAATTAAGTAAGTTGTCAAGATTACGGACGACGATTCTATTAGTCACACATGATGTCAAAGTTGCAGCAAAAACAGAGCGTGTTCTTTATATGATGAAGTGGAGCAAAACTTTGCCTCAAACTCGTGTCCCTATAATTGGGCGGACATAATAGAAAATAGACGAATATACTGGCATTGAAATGTTTAAGTCAGGGGAGGAATACTGATGTACCACCAACATGCGTATCCACACACTAACCATTGGCTTGCTTCAAGTCCTGCAAACGCACCCCATTACCCCTCTCAACCGTTACATCCCCAAATGACCTATTCAACGCCACAACCCATGTCTATGTCACACCCCACGCCAGACTACAGGATACAAGGCGAGTTTCAAACCTTATTAGCATCCATCATGAATGGCATTGTAGGAGAAGCACAAGCGATTGATTTTTACTCAAGATTATTACAGATGGCGCCAAACGAAAGGCACAGACAGGCAATTCAGCATGCATTAGATGATGAAAAAGTGCATTTAGAACTGTTTTCTCAGCTTTATACTGACTTAAGCGGGCAACGTCCCCAATATACGTTTAACCCGGTTCAATTTCAGACATATCAAGAAGGGTTGTACAAGGCCTATGAGGGGGAATTGGAGGCTTATGAAGAATACCGGGATGTGTACTTATTCACAATGGATAAGCGGGTAAGAGATGTTTTTTTACGAGCCTTTACAGACGAGATTGAACATGCGACCCGTTTTAGCTTTTTGTTTTTTGACCAGAAGTTATGATTTTGGGGTGAATTGAATTGGAAAAAGATAATCGTAGTGAAGCTCTCACAGTGGAACAACTGGACCATGGTCCCCTCCCTTTTTGTGCTTCAAGAGACGATATGGCTCCCTTATTTACCGCTGAAGCATATGTAAATGAACAGATTCAAACAGTACGCCTGGAAGACTTGCGGGGATCGTGGACGGTTCTTTTTTTCTATGCGAGTGATTTTACTTTCGTTTGACCGACCGAATTGGCAGCAGTTGCTGCTGTTTATCCGCAATTAAGAGCCTTAGGAGCCGAGGTATGGGGCATTAGCACAGATAGTGTGTACGCACATAAAGTGTTTAAAGAAATATCTCCTTCAGCCAGACAAGTACAATTTCCGCTGCTAAGCGACCGGAATCATCTTATTAGCCGTGCCTACCGTGTATTGGATGAAAAAGCTGGCGCTGCATTTCGGGCAACTGTCATTGTGGATCCTGACGGCATGATTGTTGCCAAACTTATTTATCCACGCGAAGTAGGCCGAAACACCCATGAGATTGTTCGCCTCATCCAAGGCCTGCAATTCAGCCGTCAAACAGGCCTGGGTGTTCCAGCCAACTGGGTTCCAGGAATGTCCGGCATTCAAAGACAAACGGAAGACATTGGGAGAATTTGAACACTCCCGCCACTTAGATTCTAACGAATCTTGAAGTGGGGGATTCTCGGTCAACCGCAACCGGCCGGGAGTCCTCTTCGTCTCTTGCAAATAAGGACGCGTAACAGGCGGAGCCCAATAAGGGTCACCAGGCGCCGGACCAGCGGTGGCATCCAACAAGGCGGCGCTGTCCCGGACTGAACGGGTCACCGCATGGTGGCTGACCAAGCCGTTCATTACATCTCCAACAGCCGGGCCCAAGGGGGTGCGGCCCCGGGTAGGCTTGAAACCGAATACACCACATGCTTTCCCCCCTATACCTGTTGCAGTGCTCATTGTCAATCTTTTGGGCTCATTTGGTTTGGGGTCTTTTTTGGACAGAGTTGGGCCTTAGCCAATGAGGATCTTGTCTTCCGGGTATCTGATCTTAGATTTTGTTGGTCTTAAGGCCAGGGCAAAAGCAAAGGTCAGCGGACCTAAACGTCCAATAAACATCGTGGCAATCACAATTAATTTTCCTAGCGGCGACAATTCACCTGTCACACCCATGGATAGGCCTACGGTTCCAAAAGCGGATGTCGCTTCAAATAAAATCTCCAAAAAGTCGTATTGAGCCGTATGTTCGGTAATGGTTAACAGTAAGCTAACCAACAATACAATGCCAAAGGAGAGAATAATAACCGCCAGCGCCTGGAAGACAAGATTGTCACTAATCCTTCTTTTAAGGACTGTAACCTCCTCTTCCCCTTTGACAACACTCCTAAGTGTCATGATGAGCACAGCGAAGGTGTTGGTTTTAATCCCTCCCCCTGTAGAGCCTGTCGAAGCCCCAACAAACATGAGAAAAATAGTAAACAATAGACTTGTACTCATCATGGCACCCGTATCAATGGTGTTGAACCCGGCTGTACGAGGTGTGACGGCCTGAAAGAACGATGCCCATAGACGTTCTGCCAAGGATAAGTGCCCGAACGTCTGCGGGTTAAATGATTCCATGATAAAGATAACGATAAAGCCGCTTAGCGTTAAAATGGACGATGTTAAGATCACAACTTTGGAATGGAGCGTCAGTTGTCGCCACTTTCTCTTTTCATAAATGTCCACCAGCACCGTAAAGCCAAGACCGCCAATAATAAATAAAGCGGAAATGGTCAAGTTGACAACCGGATCCCCTACATATTGACTCAGACTATCGGGCCACAAAGAAAATCCAGCGTTATTAAACGCTGAAACGGAATGAAAAGCAGCTTGGTATACCGCCTCTTGCCAGCCGAATTCTCCTGCCCAGCGCAGGGTTAGAATGGTAGCGGCAATCAGTTCCAAGCCGAAGGCAATGATCATTATCCCGACAGCCAGCCGGACAACGCTGATTGAACTGATTGACTTGGTTGATTCCCGAATTAATAACCGGTTTTTTAAGGATATTTTTTTCCCCAACATGATGGCAAAAATCACGCCAAATGTCATAAAACCAAGTCCGCCAACTTGGATTAAGAGCATAATGACCAGCTGTCCAAAGACAGAAAAGTCGGAGCCGGTATCCAAAACAACCAGACCCGTGACACATACCGCTGATGTGGATGTAAATAACGCATCCAGCCATCCGATGCTCTGAGAAGTAGCAGAAGATATCGGCAAAACAAGAAGAACGGCACCAATGAAGATGACGACAGCAAAACCTAATATCATCGTTTGATGTGGACTTAAATCATAGTTAAATATTCGCAAGCGCACGTTTAGACCTCCAGCTTCCTACCTTAAGTCGTGATGGATATTTATTCCAAAAGTTCTTGTTCCAATTTGTTAAGATCCCGATTGGTGCCGACAAGAACCAATACATCCCCTGTTTTGACCACATCGCTGGCATTGGGAGATATATTGATCTTTCCTTCATCTTTTGGTTTGATGGCCATCACCGTACACCCATATTTTGCTCTCAAATTCAATTCCTTCAGTGATCTTCCATTCATCTTTTCAGAAGCTGAAACTTCGAACAAGCTGTAATCAGGAGAAAGCTCTATAAAATCAATGATGTTTCCGGACAAAATACTGTGGGCAACCCGGACGCCCATATCTTTTTCAGGATGAACAATCATGTCAGCGCCAATTTTTTCTAAAACTTTGCTGTGATAGTCATTCTTTGCTTTGACAACGATTCGATTAAATCCCATATCCTTTAAAATCAGGGTTGTTAAGATACTTGCTTGAATATCGTCTCCGATGGCCACAATGGCCTCGTCCAGGTTGGATACGCCCAGTTCTCGTAATACACCTTCATCTGTTCCATCAGCTTGTACAGCTTGGGTAACCAAGTCGGCCACTTTGTTCACTTTGCCTTCATCTTTGTCAATAGCCATGACCTCGTGGCCAAGTGAGGACAATGTTTTAGTGATACTCTCTCCAAAGCGGCCTAAACCAATGACCAAAAATGAACGTTTTAATTGTTTCATGTGATATCCCCTTTTCTAAGCTGTCTTTCCAAAATAAAAAAGCACAGAAGGGTTGGGATTTCTGTGCACCACTAAAAAACCACCCCTCTTTAACGCTTACGAGGTTAGCTGACGGGTTAGGAAGAAAGAGTCTCCCTCCTCATGGTATATGAGGTTCACCCCAAAAAAGTGGGTCCCCCGCTTCCAGATGGAACTCAGCGCTTGTAGGTATCACTTTTAACCTATTTCAGTTTCTCAAAATTATACTCCTAATTCATTAAGCTTGCAACAGAGAACAGCCTCCCACAATAATTAGCTATGTAAACTTCCCTTCAACCAAGGGCGAGGTTGATAGGGACCGATCGGGATTTGGATGAGGCTGGTGTGTCCTTGTCGATCCATCTTGTAAATCTTATCACACAAGTTGGCATCAAACCCGAGAAGCGGGTGTCCCCCCATTCCGAGAGCTGACGCCGCTAACAGTAAGCGTTGCACGAGCATACCCGCTTCCATTTGTTGGATGCGATATCCTCTGTATCCCAGTTCCGTTTTGAAATGATCCTTATCACCTGCCACATGCAGGCAGAGCGGCACTTGGAACAAATTTACATTATCATGGACGCTTGATTCATCTTGATTAACATCGGATACTCCAGAACTTTCTTTGAGCGGACATAATGATCATGCCGAACCGTTTCCAGCTCCCGGGACAATATTATCGTTTATTCTTCAGGTTAATATAGGGCTTCCTCGCTAATTTTTTTGTTGATCACCAGCTTTTATCTACTCAATCGTTCTATTTGTATAAAAGGTTGAAAAGGAAAAAGGTGGGTTAATATCTACATTTCCCACCTCTTAAGTCCGAGATTCTAATCCTGAAAATCCCTTCTGTAACCTCTTCTATACCTTATTTCCTTTCTCAGCAGCCAAGAAGGACACATATTTGCTTCAGAAATTCTCAGTTTCCTCTAAGATCACCCTATAGCATCGCACCCATGCCGGGCGTACCAAAAATGTCCCACCCGAAAGGTGGGAGACAGTTGGTACTTTTTTCAATTTTCAAATCATTAATAGACCCCACGGCCAAGGAAACATCCACATCCTACGATAATAAGCAGGACGAACAACACTACGATTAACGTAAAGTCATCGAAAGGCCGGAAAGGCATGACTCTTCCGTCAGACATTGGCTCCCCTCCTTTCATTGCGTTTAACATTAATATACGTTCATCGTGAATGGTTGTAAGGGCGTGTTACACAGGTTAGAAGTGGATTTTTATAACGATACATGGTGTTTCATACCACTGCTGTGATTACTGCCGGAACCAGCAAATTTGGGATCGTCCTCATAATCTAATGACTAAAATCCACAGCTGCAACGCAGCGAAGAAAGAAGTACTTATGAATGAGGGGTACCCCGATCCCTCTTCCAGAGGGTCAGGGCAATTTTTTTCATGTTTTGACAAGGAGCTGTTAGCAAACAGTGCATAGTGACTTTGGTCAATCTCCGGAAACGGGCATAGCGAAGCCCATGCAGTTCTTTTGAATCTGCGAAGCTTCATTCGATGGTTTCCAAACTTCCTTTGCATAGGTGGGGAGAAAACGCCGAATATAGTTTTGACTAAAGGTGGAGAAATGAGGCACTACATAGGTTTTCAACACAGCTTATGTTTAGTTTTTATTTTTGTGCGTGTCACAACTACCTAATTTAACAAGTCCCAAGATATACACCCTGCTTTTTATAAGCGTCCGGCATAGGATAAATTGAATTTTTAAAATTAAGATTTTCTAAAGGAGGATTGACACCCATGTACAGATATTATGCTCTTTGCCGGGCAAACATAGGACGAGTGGCCAGAATTGGCACCCGAGATGGAAGAATTTTCGATGGAAGAATATCCGGAGTAACCCCAACACATGTTTATCTTACAATTGATTTTACACAATCCGAAAGACATCATCAAAAGAGGGGAGCAAGTTTTTTGAAATACTAATGCCTTTAGCGTGATCTCCTTGTATTTTTTAAAAGTGACAATCTGCTCTGTATATGCCGAAAATATTGTGACACAAAAAACCCCTTTGAAGTTAAGGAGTCCCGTTAAAGCCCATGACATGGAAAATTTAAGCTTTATGGATTTTAAGGTGTCATGGGGTCTATCTTCCCCTTAGCTATCCATTTTTGGAACTTATAAGCTCACTCTTCTGACAGAGAGATTTTATACACAGCATTTTTGGACTTGATCCACTTATGCTTCTGTTTACCCTAAACTTTATTAGCTATGTAAACTTCCCCTCAACCAGGGTCGATGCCGGTAGGGACCGATCGGGATTTGGATGAGGCTGGTTTTCCCTTGTCGATCCATCTTGTAAATCTCATCACACAAGTTGGCATCAAACCCGAGAAGCGGGTGTCCCCCCATTCCGAGAGCTGACGCCGCTAACAGTAAGTGTTGCACGAGCATACCCGCTTCCATTTGTTGGATGCGATATCCTCTGTATCCCAGTTCCGTTTTGAAATGATCCTTATCACCTGCCACATGCAGGCAGAGCGGCACTTGGAACAAATTTACATTATCTAGAGACATGCCGTATTGCAACCGGAGCCGATGATCTCCGGGATGTACCTTCCGCAACACATGGGCAGCGCTGTCATATTGATAAGCACCATCCGGAATGCCTTCAACATTATACAAACAGCCATACAGCGAGACACGGGACTCATGCTTCTTATGTGCTCCATCCAAATCATTCCGATACGAAAAAGCAGCCGTCGCCTCCTGCATCAGAGTGGCCAGTTGCAGTTGGCTTACCTTTTCCAAAACGAAATCCATGCCTGGTGAATATCGCTTTCGGCAGACCGACGCCAGATCATACGCTAACCGTTTCACATGAGGCAGCGCTACCGCTTGACCCTCACCATTTATCCTCTCCTTCGCCCCGATCTGCCGAAATGATCGTGTTGATTCCAGCATGGACGCTTCATTCATCTTGATTAACAACGGATACTCCAGAACTTTCTTGGAGCGGACATAATGATCATGCCGGACCGCTGCCAACTCCCGGCACAATTCAGTGGCAGAGACAGTCCCGTATCCGGTATTCCCGTCAGCAAACCAAGTGATTTCAGGTTCCACCGACAGGGGAATCACTGCATACACGCTTTCCTCCTGTTCGTATAACCCTAGGAGATGGTTGATGGCCCGGTCAAGAAATTGGAAATACACCCCCGTTGCGATGCCAAACCGTTTCGCCACTTCCAGCAACTGTCCAATCAGCACACCGGCATCCAATCCTTGCAAACGGTAGGCAAAGTTATTGTATTTAAAGAAGTTTTTCCAAAACATTGTTGACACAAAAACAGTACCAAAACAAGCGGACACGTCACAACGATGACCAAGAGCCCGGGCGATATATGCATCGAAATGGCCTTCCCGCAACAACACCAGGCGGTGGTGTGCCACATCATAATGGTATACCCCGACAGGCAACTCCTCCATCTTCAGATACACGTACAATTCGTTTGGATACAACGCCCCGCCAGAAGGAACAAACCGCCGGTACGACTGCATCAGCTCTGCCGTTTGTTCTGTGGAATCCAAGGAAAAGTCGGATTCATAAAATTGCGTCAGGCCGAATACATACCAGAGGAAATGACCGATTGTGCGCAGGTCAGGCTTTACAGGGGCTTCCCCTCCTTCAAGCGTCAGCGGTACTTCCGGAGAAAGCGGAAAAACAGGCAAGCCGCGGTAAAGCTTATACGCAAGCGGTGCATCATTCCAATCTATTTCCCAGTCCGGTGGACTTGCCTTGTCAATGTCAAAATGCAGATT
The DNA window shown above is from Caldalkalibacillus uzonensis and carries:
- a CDS encoding YjcZ family sporulation protein gives rise to the protein MSDGRVMPFRPFDDFTLIVVLFVLLIIVGCGCFLGRGVY
- a CDS encoding TrkH family potassium uptake protein; translated protein: MRLRIFNYDLSPHQTMILGFAVVIFIGAVLLVLPISSATSQSIGWLDALFTSTSAVCVTGLVVLDTGSDFSVFGQLVIMLLIQVGGLGFMTFGVIFAIMLGKKISLKNRLLIRESTKSISSISVVRLAVGIMIIAFGLELIAATILTLRWAGEFGWQEAVYQAAFHSVSAFNNAGFSLWPDSLSQYVGDPVVNLTISALFIIGGLGFTVLVDIYEKRKWRQLTLHSKVVILTSSILTLSGFIVIFIMESFNPQTFGHLSLAERLWASFFQAVTPRTAGFNTIDTGAMMSTSLLFTIFLMFVGASTGSTGGGIKTNTFAVLIMTLRSVVKGEEEVTVLKRRISDNLVFQALAVIILSFGIVLLVSLLLTITEHTAQYDFLEILFEATSAFGTVGLSMGVTGELSPLGKLIVIATMFIGRLGPLTFAFALALRPTKSKIRYPEDKILIG
- a CDS encoding potassium channel family protein codes for the protein MKQLKRSFLVIGLGRFGESITKTLSSLGHEVMAIDKDEGKVNKVADLVTQAVQADGTDEGVLRELGVSNLDEAIVAIGDDIQASILTTLILKDMGFNRIVVKAKNDYHSKVLEKIGADMIVHPEKDMGVRVAHSILSGNIIDFIELSPDYSLFEVSASEKMNGRSLKELNLRAKYGCTVMAIKPKDEGKINISPNASDVVKTGDVLVLVGTNRDLNKLEQELLE
- a CDS encoding SagB family peptide dehydrogenase, translating into MNLEAFLYNLHFDIDKASPPDWEIDWNDAPLAYKLYRGLPVFPLSPEVPLTLEGGEAPVKPDLRTIGHFLWYVFGLTQFYESDFSLDSTEQTAELMQSYRRFVPSGGALYPNELYVYLKMEELPVGVYHYDVAHHRLVLLREGHFDAYIARALGHRCDVSACFGTVFVSTMFWKNFFKYNNFAYRLQGLDAGVLIGQLLEVAKRFGIATGVYFQFLDRAINHLLGLYEQEESVYAVIPLSVEPEITWFADGNTGYGTVSATELCRELAAVRHDHYVRSKKVLEYPLLIKMNEASMLESTRSFRQIGAKERINGEGQAVALPHVKRLAYDLASVCRKRYSPGMDFVLEKVSQLQLATLMQEATAAFSYRNDLDGAHKKHESRVSLYGCLYNVEGIPDGAYQYDSAAHVLRKVHPGDHRLRLQYGMSLDNVNLFQVPLCLHVAGDKDHFKTELGYRGYRIQQMEAGMLVQHLLLAASALGMGGHPLLGFDANLCDEIYKMDRQGKTSLIQIPIGPYRHRPWLRGSLHS
- a CDS encoding peroxiredoxin, which codes for MAPLFTAEAYVNEQIQTVRLEDLRGSWTVLFFYASDFTFVUPTELAAVAAVYPQLRALGAEVWGISTDSVYAHKVFKEISPSARQVQFPLLSDRNHLISRAYRVLDEKAGAAFRATVIVDPDGMIVAKLIYPREVGRNTHEIVRLIQGLQFSRQTGLGVPANWVPGMSGIQRQTEDIGRI
- a CDS encoding ferritin-like domain-containing protein — translated: MYHQHAYPHTNHWLASSPANAPHYPSQPLHPQMTYSTPQPMSMSHPTPDYRIQGEFQTLLASIMNGIVGEAQAIDFYSRLLQMAPNERHRQAIQHALDDEKVHLELFSQLYTDLSGQRPQYTFNPVQFQTYQEGLYKAYEGELEAYEEYRDVYLFTMDKRVRDVFLRAFTDEIEHATRFSFLFFDQKL